The Sorangiineae bacterium MSr11954 DNA segment CCGGACGTCCGCGACGGGCGATCCCGCGCGACCTACGCTCCTCGGCATGAACGACACGAGGACGATGGCGGTGTTTGGTGCGACCGGCAAGGTCGGTGGAAGGGCCGTGGCGAAGCTGCGCGCGCGCGGCCTTCGCGTGCGCGCCGTGCTGCGCGACGCAAGCAAGGGCGATGCGTTCTGGCAGGGCGGCTGCGAGGTGGCGCTCGCGGATCTCTACGACGCCGGCGCGGTGGCGCGCGCGCTGGCGGGGGCGGACGGGGCGTTGTTCGTCTGCCCGCTGCGGCTGGATGCGCCCGACGTCGCGGCCGACGCGCAGCGCATCATCGAAGCCACGGCGCAGGCCATCGAGGCCGCGAGGCCGCGCCATGTGGTGGCCATATCCGATTATGGCGCCCACGTGCCCGAGGGCACCGGCATCACCATGATCTTCCGCAGGCTCGAGGCGCGCCTCGGTCCCCTCCCCGTGGCCACCACCTTCGTGCGCTCCGCGGAGCATATGCAAAATTGGAAACGCCATTTGCACGCGGCGCGCGCGCGCGGGGTGCTGCCGAGCCTCCACCACCCGCTCACGAAGCTCTATCCGACGGTCTCGGCGTTCGACGTGGGCGACGTGGCCGCCGATCTCCTCGCCGCCGGCGCGCGCGAGGGCGCCGCGGGCGAAGGCGAGGGCGCCGCCCCCGGCAATCCGCGCGTGGTGCACGTGGAGGGTCCGCAGCGTTACTCGAGCCTCGACCTGGAGCGAGCGATGGAAGCGGTGCTCGGACGCCCCGTGCGCGCGCAGGCCATCCCGCGCGAGGGCTGGGCTTCGGCGCTCGCCGCGGGCGGCTTGGCCGAGAGCTATGCGGGGCTGGTGATGCAGCTGTTCGACGCCCACAACGCCGGTCGCATCGACGCGGAGCCCGGCGCCGCCGACGTGCGCCGCGGAACGACGGAGCTGTCGAAGGCGCTCGGCGACTTGCTGCGCGCCGATGCGTAGACGCGCCTACTGCGTGCAGGTGACATACGCCTGGCACTGCGTGCGGCAGGTCGAGCACGCCGCGCCGCGGTTGCAGGCGATGAGGTTGCGGTAGTCGTTTTGCCCGCTGGGCGCGGACGGAAAACAAAAGGACTGCACGCACGCATCGTCGCTGGGGGCGCAGTTGAAGTCGGCGCACGACCGAATCTGCACGCACGCCGCGTTCCGATTGCACGCGTCCACCTGCGAGGAACAGCGCGAGCCGATGCACGCGCTGCAGTCATCGGTGGGGCCGCCGTCGCCTCCGCCATCGGTGCCCCCGTCGCCCACGATGGTGCCGCCGTTTCCCTGGTACGGGCGGGGGTTCATGAACTCATCGCAGCTCGCGAACGCGAGCAGCGAGACGGCGAAGACGCCAAGCGCCCCCTTGCGCCATCGTCCTTCGCTTGGGCTTACGCTCCTGGAAACCGTACCGTGCATGCGCTCACATGGTGCAAAGGGACGCCCGCGCGGTCAACCGTGGAGGCGGTCTTCACATTCCACGAGCGATCTCGGGCCGCTTGGAAATACGGCCAGCGCGCATCACGAAATGGACGTGCTCGGTCTGCTTGATGTCCTTGAGCGGGTTGCCCGGCACGGCCACGATATCGGCCAGCTTGCCCTTGTCGAGCGTCCCCGTCTGCGCCTGAATGCCCAGCAACGTGGCGTTGACGGAGGTGGCCGCGCGCAAGGCGGCCGCGGGGGCCATGCCGTCGGCGGTCATCAACGCGAACTCCTGCGCGTTGATGCCATGACGGGACACGGCGGAGTCGGTTCCGAATCCAATGATCACCCCGGAGCGGAGGGCGGCCTTGAACATGTTCGCGTGCGCTTCGTTGGCGGCGCGCGCTTTCACCTGAATGGCGGGGGGAAACTTGTCGATTTTGGCCCCCGTGGACGCACCCGCCAAGAACGTCGGAATGAGCACGGTCCCTTTGGACTTCATGAACGCCAAGGTGTCGGGCTTCAGGAACGAGCCATGCTCGATGGAGTCGACCCCCGCCTGGACCGCGAGCTTGGCCGCCGTATCGCCGTGGCAGTGCGCGGCGACCTTCTTTCCGAGGTGGTGCGCTTCCTCCACGATGGCGCTCAACTCGTCGGGGGTCAGCTGGGGCGTGTCCACGGCATCGGCGAGGGAGAGAACGCCGCCGGAGGCCATCACCTTGATGATGTCGGCGCCGTATTTGACCTGCTCGCGCACCGCCATACGGCACATGTCCGCGCCGTTGCAGATCCCCTCGAACGGCCCCGGCTCCTTGGTGAACGCGGGAGGATACGGATCGTCGTCCGCGTGTCCGCCCGTGGCGCCGATGGCATGCACGGCCACCAGCATGCGCGGCCCCGTCACCTGCTCGTCCTGGATGGCGTTGCGGAGCCCCACGTCGAGGAGGTGCGCGGAGCCGAGATCGCGCACGGTGGTGAACCCGGCGTCCAAGATCTTGCGGGCCGACGCGGCCGCGTAGTGCGCTTGCTCGGCCGGGAACCGATGCAGAAACTGATACGTATCGCGGTAAAAGTCGTCGCTCGACTCGAAGCTCACGTGCGTGTGCGCGTCGATGAACCCGGGCAGGAGCGTGCTATCGCCCAAATCGATCACCGTGGCATCCGCCGGCGCGGCGACGCTCGACGCTCTTCCCACGTTCGCGATGAGCCCATTTTCGACCACCACCGCGACGCCCC contains these protein-coding regions:
- a CDS encoding NAD(P)H-binding protein; this encodes MNDTRTMAVFGATGKVGGRAVAKLRARGLRVRAVLRDASKGDAFWQGGCEVALADLYDAGAVARALAGADGALFVCPLRLDAPDVAADAQRIIEATAQAIEAARPRHVVAISDYGAHVPEGTGITMIFRRLEARLGPLPVATTFVRSAEHMQNWKRHLHAARARGVLPSLHHPLTKLYPTVSAFDVGDVAADLLAAGAREGAAGEGEGAAPGNPRVVHVEGPQRYSSLDLERAMEAVLGRPVRAQAIPREGWASALAAGGLAESYAGLVMQLFDAHNAGRIDAEPGAADVRRGTTELSKALGDLLRADA
- a CDS encoding amidohydrolase family protein translates to MRDPLRLPSISLGRFGALALVSVVGGITGCAAPASAAPARTASTEARPPAKHAPAVAAAAPIDPSTMPKQRAIVLRAARLFDGKGDNVVEGGVAVVVENGLIANVGRASSVAAPADATVIDLGDSTLLPGFIDAHTHVSFESSDDFYRDTYQFLHRFPAEQAHYAAASARKILDAGFTTVRDLGSAHLLDVGLRNAIQDEQVTGPRMLVAVHAIGATGGHADDDPYPPAFTKEPGPFEGICNGADMCRMAVREQVKYGADIIKVMASGGVLSLADAVDTPQLTPDELSAIVEEAHHLGKKVAAHCHGDTAAKLAVQAGVDSIEHGSFLKPDTLAFMKSKGTVLIPTFLAGASTGAKIDKFPPAIQVKARAANEAHANMFKAALRSGVIIGFGTDSAVSRHGINAQEFALMTADGMAPAAALRAATSVNATLLGIQAQTGTLDKGKLADIVAVPGNPLKDIKQTEHVHFVMRAGRISKRPEIARGM